Proteins from a genomic interval of Bacteroidia bacterium:
- a CDS encoding amino acid deaminase/aldolase: MSDYSYYKKIFADQRLPLAFVDMDLLDKNIEANLARAASTQIRIASKSIRCSEVMRYIFAKSSQFQGIMAFYGEEAVALSKEGFDDILMGYPISDPIQIEAIAEEIKAGKYLCLMIDTPKHLEIIEPIGKKLGIRIPVCIDMDMSIDFGSLHFGVWRSPINDQAKLEALLDAIASFKHMRLDGLMGYEAQIAGLGNQMKGKALMNRIISFLQKKSIPKVADRRAKALSLIKEKGFKLKFVNGGGTGSIESTIEEEGVTEVTVGSGFFNSHLFDYYSHFQLAAAAAFAIPISRIPKEGMYTCHGGGYIASGGIEAVKAPLPYLPQGLKMDKNEGAGEVQTPLYYRGTEKLEIGDPIFFRHCKAGELCERFNELHFVREGKIIKSVPTYRGAGKCYL, translated from the coding sequence ATGTCCGACTACTCCTACTACAAGAAGATATTTGCCGATCAGCGACTGCCTTTAGCTTTTGTTGATATGGATTTGCTGGATAAAAATATCGAGGCAAATCTGGCCCGGGCAGCATCAACTCAAATCCGTATTGCTTCAAAATCCATTCGCTGTAGTGAAGTCATGCGCTATATTTTTGCCAAAAGCTCTCAATTTCAGGGAATTATGGCTTTTTATGGAGAAGAAGCTGTCGCTTTGAGTAAGGAAGGCTTTGACGATATCCTCATGGGTTATCCCATCAGCGATCCCATTCAAATCGAAGCCATAGCTGAGGAAATCAAAGCAGGGAAATACCTCTGCCTAATGATCGATACCCCCAAACACCTGGAAATCATTGAGCCGATTGGGAAAAAACTGGGTATTCGGATACCTGTTTGCATTGACATGGATATGTCGATAGACTTTGGGAGTTTGCATTTTGGGGTTTGGCGATCTCCGATCAATGATCAGGCGAAGCTGGAAGCACTTTTAGATGCTATAGCCAGCTTTAAACATATGCGACTAGATGGATTGATGGGCTATGAGGCTCAAATTGCCGGATTGGGAAATCAAATGAAAGGAAAAGCCCTGATGAATCGTATTATCAGCTTTCTCCAGAAAAAATCCATCCCCAAGGTAGCTGACAGAAGAGCAAAAGCTCTTTCGCTGATCAAAGAAAAGGGCTTCAAACTGAAATTTGTAAATGGAGGAGGAACCGGCAGCATAGAAAGTACTATAGAGGAAGAAGGAGTTACGGAAGTTACGGTAGGCTCAGGTTTCTTCAATTCGCACTTATTCGATTATTATTCCCATTTTCAATTGGCTGCAGCGGCAGCATTTGCTATCCCTATCTCCAGAATACCCAAAGAAGGCATGTATACCTGCCATGGGGGTGGATATATAGCCTCAGGAGGAATCGAAGCAGTAAAAGCTCCCCTTCCCTATTTACCTCAAGGTTTGAAGATGGATAAAAATGAGGGAGCAGGAGAGGTACAAACGCCCCTTTATTATAGAGGAACTGAAAAACTGGAAATCGGTGATCCTATATTCTTTAGACATTGTAAGGCAGGAGAACTTTGCGAAAGGTTCAATGAGCTCCATTTTGTTAGGGAAGGAAAAATTATTAAATCAGTACCTACTTATCGCGGAGCAGGCAAGTGTTACCTCTGA
- a CDS encoding nucleoside permease produces MKLRLRLQLSAMMFFNYFVWGTWYVTMGTYLGQTLGFSGTQIGLAYGAGAIAAMISPFFVGMFVDKFVASQKMLGILHLVGAGLMYLVSESTDFGSFYPLLLLYTITYMPTIALTNSICFSHMDNPDKEFPGVRVLGTIGWIVIGLIIGYMAIEDSKQQFQLGAAMALFMGLFSFSLPNTPPKAKGEKVTAREVLGLDALSLMKKRSFAVMVISSVLICIPLSFYYGFANPFLNELGVENAAGKMTMGQMSEIIFLLIMPLLFVRLGVKKMVLIGMAAWALRYVLFAYGDNDTMVWMLYGGIILHGICYDFFFVTGQIYVDEEAPEHLKGSAQGLITFATYGLGMFIGTWLSGVVVDYYKTEGSIPHDWQSAWMVPALLSFIVLIFFALMFKDTKREGSRKVEEAKSNA; encoded by the coding sequence ATGAAACTACGACTACGCCTTCAGCTCTCTGCCATGATGTTTTTCAACTACTTTGTTTGGGGAACCTGGTATGTGACTATGGGAACTTATTTGGGACAAACCCTGGGATTTAGTGGAACCCAAATCGGACTTGCCTATGGTGCAGGAGCCATTGCTGCTATGATTTCGCCCTTCTTTGTGGGAATGTTTGTGGACAAATTTGTGGCCTCTCAGAAGATGCTGGGAATTTTACACCTGGTCGGTGCAGGTTTGATGTATTTGGTATCAGAATCAACGGACTTTGGCAGCTTCTACCCTCTTTTATTGCTATATACCATCACCTATATGCCGACTATAGCACTTACCAATTCTATCTGTTTTTCACATATGGATAATCCGGATAAGGAATTTCCGGGGGTACGGGTTCTGGGTACTATTGGATGGATTGTAATTGGTCTTATCATTGGCTACATGGCAATTGAAGATTCTAAGCAACAATTTCAATTAGGCGCAGCTATGGCTCTCTTTATGGGCTTATTTAGCTTTAGTCTTCCTAATACGCCCCCTAAAGCAAAAGGGGAGAAAGTTACAGCTCGCGAAGTCCTCGGTCTGGATGCGCTGAGTTTGATGAAAAAGCGCTCCTTCGCCGTCATGGTGATTTCTTCTGTGCTTATTTGTATCCCGCTTTCCTTTTACTATGGATTTGCAAACCCCTTCCTGAATGAATTGGGCGTAGAAAATGCGGCGGGAAAAATGACCATGGGGCAAATGTCCGAGATTATATTCTTGTTAATCATGCCGCTCCTATTTGTCCGATTGGGGGTAAAGAAAATGGTTCTGATCGGTATGGCTGCCTGGGCATTGAGATATGTCCTATTTGCCTATGGGGATAATGATACTATGGTTTGGATGCTCTACGGAGGTATCATCCTTCATGGGATATGTTATGATTTCTTTTTTGTAACAGGTCAGATTTATGTTGATGAAGAAGCCCCGGAACATCTCAAAGGTTCTGCACAAGGTTTGATAACTTTTGCAACTTATGGACTGGGAATGTTCATCGGAACCTGGCTATCCGGAGTGGTAGTTGATTATTATAAAACAGAAGGAAGCATCCCACATGACTGGCAAAGTGCCTGGATGGTTCCTGCTTTGCTATCATTTATTGTCCTCATATTCTTTGCGCTGATGTTTAAGGATACCAAGAGGGAAGGAAGTAGAAAAGTTGAAGAGGCAAAAAGCAATGCATAA
- a CDS encoding TetR/AcrR family transcriptional regulator: MPRKNQYDREQIIDAAVDLIHQKGKAAYSMRNVAKHLKASTQPIYSYFSDSDSLYTEVLLKIKKRLLAHTRIPYSEFVFRNMGYGFTLFARDYPHLFTAFFDHSELNKQFVAEFLDDLRKAVDDDERFAKLSSRGKDNLLEKMWTFSYGYASLIIKDLNSDRSDEDIKNMILDMGTTVIMDTMRKENLI, from the coding sequence ATGCCAAGAAAAAATCAATATGACAGAGAGCAAATCATAGATGCAGCTGTTGACCTGATCCATCAAAAAGGCAAGGCCGCCTATTCGATGCGGAATGTAGCTAAACACCTAAAAGCATCCACACAGCCTATCTACAGCTATTTTTCAGACAGTGACTCTCTTTATACGGAGGTTCTCCTCAAAATCAAAAAGAGATTGCTGGCACATACACGTATTCCTTATAGCGAATTTGTGTTCAGAAATATGGGCTATGGTTTTACTCTTTTCGCCAGGGACTACCCTCACCTATTCACCGCCTTCTTCGATCATTCTGAACTGAATAAACAGTTTGTTGCAGAATTTCTGGATGATCTGCGGAAAGCTGTAGACGATGACGAGAGGTTTGCCAAATTGTCTTCCAGGGGTAAAGACAATCTTCTGGAGAAAATGTGGACCTTCTCCTATGGCTATGCCAGCCTTATCATCAAAGACCTCAATTCTGACAGGAGTGATGAAGACATCAAAAACATGATTCTGGATATGGGAACCACCGTAATTATGGACACGATGAGAAAAGAAAATCTCATATAA
- a CDS encoding DUF3604 domain-containing protein, producing MKLLLQPLTFLIALVLNVMLVFAFSFNLIFMDSYPILGEAIQIFPSYHYGIWQNFLLKLSGNADLSNGIILFLSSILISVGVSMMLKKRLKQSFNSKHRLGILTIGALVGLWMAFTQSYAYVANYQTSLTYAFAMFFLFLGLYMRQEKGARKYIYLIISAFSFSNCLTHFIPPEKHANFFLLKFLPYFGPMTLAEVFIFGFLLYLLIDFGLKKLGKRKLVSSLLILCMLSISCQDQEDNRQRVEMEFETLEKTPTSLAEPKAEKNAYFGDLHLHTAYSFDAYVRDFRQVLPEDSYRFARGDTVLLPGGEKVWLDRPLDFLAVTDHAEYMGVLQNTPEDDLVDALLAEKSLLNLSRSLNTSEAFLIVGRSMVIGTPLQSIYKPEMQTQAWKEMVDLANTYNDPGTFTAFAGYEWTSVLPVSLKYRSARNLHRIVLFGNGKIPELPYSSLDSKDPEDLWAWMDRQREKGVKVMAIPHNGNMSDGMMYANYTLKGYEFDADYAQMRMRNEPVSEVVQEKGQAMTHPVLSSEDEFADFSLYQEVFGFDSNYAADNYRGSYVRQALKDGLVQEERIGENPFKYGLIGSTDSHVGLSDTRENQLSQNKNYYTKRLNHWEENRSRSINKTYKTAGGLAGVWAESNTRENIFNALESREVFATSGSRMQVRFFGSWDFPKNSLEESLVKVGYSLGVAMGKDLPPRPTTGNKLPQFLVWAIKDPDAAHLDRIQIVKGWLDEDGKTHEKVYNVVWAHPEQRKLDAKGKIPPITSTVDLQACTYSNEFGQVELKGLWTDPDFNPNERAVYYLRVLEIPTPGIAAFDAKNMGREIPEGVEAIIQERAWSSPIWYSF from the coding sequence ATGAAACTACTACTTCAGCCATTGACATTCCTAATCGCATTGGTACTCAATGTCATGCTGGTATTTGCGTTTAGCTTCAACCTCATCTTCATGGATTCCTATCCCATTTTAGGAGAGGCAATCCAGATTTTCCCCAGCTACCATTACGGGATATGGCAAAATTTCCTGCTGAAACTTAGCGGTAATGCTGACTTAAGTAATGGTATTATTCTCTTTCTAAGCTCAATCTTGATTTCAGTAGGTGTTTCCATGATGTTGAAAAAGCGCTTAAAGCAAAGCTTTAACTCCAAACACCGATTGGGCATACTGACAATCGGAGCTTTAGTCGGACTTTGGATGGCCTTTACGCAAAGCTATGCCTATGTCGCCAACTATCAGACTTCATTGACTTATGCCTTTGCTATGTTTTTCTTGTTTTTGGGTTTGTATATGCGGCAGGAGAAAGGAGCCAGAAAATATATCTACCTGATAATCAGCGCATTTTCTTTCAGCAATTGCCTCACTCACTTTATCCCACCCGAAAAACATGCGAACTTTTTCCTGCTCAAATTCCTGCCCTACTTCGGTCCTATGACACTGGCAGAAGTATTCATTTTTGGATTTCTGCTTTATCTCCTGATTGATTTTGGCCTGAAAAAGCTAGGTAAGAGGAAGCTAGTCTCAAGTCTCCTTATTCTCTGTATGCTTTCCATTTCCTGTCAGGATCAAGAAGACAATCGCCAGCGGGTTGAAATGGAATTTGAAACCCTGGAGAAGACACCTACTTCCCTTGCAGAACCAAAAGCTGAGAAAAATGCTTATTTCGGAGACCTTCATTTGCATACAGCATATTCTTTCGATGCATATGTGAGAGATTTTCGTCAAGTTTTACCGGAGGATTCTTATCGATTTGCCCGAGGTGATACTGTTTTATTGCCGGGCGGAGAAAAAGTCTGGCTGGACAGACCCCTGGATTTTCTGGCAGTAACCGATCATGCCGAGTACATGGGAGTTTTACAAAATACGCCCGAAGATGACCTCGTTGACGCACTTTTGGCAGAAAAATCCTTATTAAACTTATCCAGAAGCCTGAACACGAGTGAAGCTTTTTTAATCGTGGGCCGCTCTATGGTCATTGGTACTCCCCTTCAGAGTATTTATAAGCCAGAAATGCAGACCCAGGCCTGGAAAGAGATGGTAGATTTGGCCAATACCTATAATGATCCCGGTACTTTCACAGCTTTTGCTGGCTATGAATGGACTTCGGTTTTGCCCGTAAGTTTAAAATATCGCTCTGCACGAAATCTGCATAGAATTGTCCTTTTTGGCAATGGAAAAATCCCTGAACTCCCCTACTCTTCTCTGGATTCCAAGGACCCGGAAGACCTATGGGCCTGGATGGATCGGCAGCGAGAAAAAGGAGTAAAAGTTATGGCCATTCCTCATAATGGAAACATGAGTGATGGAATGATGTATGCCAATTATACCCTCAAAGGCTATGAATTTGATGCAGACTATGCCCAAATGCGGATGAGAAATGAACCAGTGAGCGAAGTAGTCCAGGAAAAAGGGCAGGCAATGACTCACCCTGTTTTATCCTCAGAGGACGAATTCGCAGATTTTAGCCTGTATCAGGAGGTTTTTGGCTTTGATTCGAATTATGCAGCAGATAATTACAGGGGCAGTTATGTACGGCAAGCCTTAAAGGATGGCTTGGTACAGGAAGAAAGAATCGGAGAAAATCCCTTCAAATATGGACTAATCGGAAGTACAGATTCCCATGTAGGCCTGTCAGATACCCGTGAAAATCAATTATCGCAGAATAAAAATTACTATACAAAAAGACTCAATCACTGGGAGGAAAATCGGAGCAGAAGTATAAACAAGACCTATAAGACTGCTGGAGGTTTGGCAGGGGTTTGGGCAGAATCCAATACGAGAGAAAATATCTTCAATGCCCTGGAAAGTCGAGAGGTTTTTGCTACCTCTGGAAGCCGTATGCAAGTTCGCTTCTTTGGCAGCTGGGATTTCCCGAAAAATTCCCTGGAAGAATCATTGGTAAAAGTGGGATATAGCCTGGGAGTTGCTATGGGAAAAGACCTGCCTCCCCGCCCCACAACTGGAAATAAGCTTCCCCAATTCCTCGTATGGGCCATAAAAGACCCAGATGCTGCTCATCTGGATCGCATACAGATTGTTAAGGGATGGTTGGATGAAGATGGAAAAACCCATGAGAAGGTTTATAATGTCGTTTGGGCACATCCTGAGCAACGCAAGCTGGATGCAAAGGGGAAAATTCCTCCTATAACCTCTACCGTAGACTTGCAAGCTTGTACATATAGCAATGAATTCGGGCAAGTGGAACTAAAAGGACTCTGGACTGATCCTGATTTTAACCCAAATGAACGAGCGGTCTATTATCTACGTGTGCTGGAAATCCCGACGCCAGGCATTGCAGCCTTTGATGCAAAAAATATGGGAAGAGAAATTCCCGAAGGAGTTGAGGCGATCATTCAGGAAAGGGCCTGGTCTTCCCCGATCTGGTATAGTTTCTAG